A genome region from Microbacterium sp. CGR2 includes the following:
- a CDS encoding flavin reductase family protein: MRHALAGFSTGLSVVAAEVDGQIVGMPANSLVSVSLDPPLVSLSFAYASTTWPVLRRAERWGISVLGVGHEQVLSNLRRPAAERFVGVEMEVRGQAAFVAGALATIEVVPRTAVEAGDHTLMLLEVLALDRDETREPLVFFGSRVRTLAGDVLTLAV, translated from the coding sequence ATGCGCCATGCGCTCGCGGGGTTCTCGACCGGCCTGTCGGTCGTCGCAGCCGAAGTCGACGGGCAGATCGTGGGCATGCCCGCGAACTCGCTCGTATCGGTGTCGCTGGATCCACCGCTCGTCTCGCTGTCGTTCGCGTACGCGTCGACGACGTGGCCCGTTCTTCGGCGGGCCGAACGGTGGGGGATCAGTGTGCTCGGCGTCGGGCACGAGCAGGTGCTGAGCAATCTGCGCCGCCCGGCCGCCGAGCGGTTCGTTGGCGTCGAGATGGAGGTGAGGGGCCAGGCGGCCTTTGTTGCTGGTGCGCTCGCGACGATCGAGGTCGTTCCGCGCACTGCCGTAGAGGCGGGCGATCACACGCTGATGCTGCTGGAGGTGCTCGCCCTTGATCGCGATGAGACGCGAGAGCCCCTCGTATTCTTCGGCAGTCGTGTGCGCACGCTGGCGGGTGACGTGCTGACGTTAGCCGTGTGA
- a CDS encoding alpha/beta fold hydrolase — protein sequence MPTFEVAGAELAVALSDEGGHPVVQLHGLTSSRGRDRVLNLDLGRGLSGTRLLRYDARGHGRSTGRKVPEDYRWQNLAEDLLRLLDRWFPGERIHGVGPSMGTATLLHAASIEPDRFTGLTLMVPPTAWTTRPDQAEIYRAAAALIESDGVEAFLAATRGTTPPPATVGTPETRPDVADALLPSLLRGAALSDLPAPEAVARIDVPTTILAWVGDPGHPLSTAESLAVLLPHATLTVARTPGDVETWPEILRRDVERRA from the coding sequence ATGCCCACTTTCGAGGTAGCCGGAGCAGAGCTGGCTGTCGCCTTGAGCGATGAAGGCGGACACCCCGTCGTCCAGCTGCATGGCCTCACGTCGAGCCGGGGCCGCGATCGGGTCCTCAATCTCGACCTCGGTAGAGGGCTCAGTGGGACTCGACTGCTCCGGTACGACGCACGCGGTCACGGTCGGTCGACCGGGCGGAAGGTCCCCGAGGACTATCGCTGGCAGAACCTCGCTGAGGACCTTCTGCGGCTGCTCGACCGCTGGTTCCCGGGCGAACGTATCCACGGAGTCGGTCCCTCCATGGGTACCGCGACTCTCTTGCACGCTGCTTCGATCGAGCCGGACCGCTTCACCGGGCTCACGCTCATGGTGCCACCCACTGCCTGGACGACCAGACCCGATCAAGCCGAGATCTACCGAGCAGCGGCCGCGCTCATCGAATCCGACGGCGTGGAAGCATTCCTCGCCGCCACGCGTGGAACAACACCGCCACCGGCCACCGTCGGCACCCCGGAGACACGGCCCGACGTCGCCGACGCTCTCTTGCCGTCGCTGCTTCGCGGCGCGGCGCTCAGTGACCTGCCTGCCCCTGAGGCCGTCGCGCGAATCGACGTGCCGACGACGATCTTGGCCTGGGTGGGCGATCCGGGCCACCCACTGTCCACCGCGGAATCCCTCGCCGTGCTGCTCCCGCACGCAACTCTGACGGTCGCCCGGACCCCGGGAGATGTCGAGACCTGGCCCGAGATCTTGAGGCGAGACGTCGAACGTCGGGCATAG
- a CDS encoding condensation domain-containing protein produces MRLTNVTHLRLPFGRLWGYDVSASALGRRLPVSFDQRLHVGAGDRPGSWMALSFRLPASTRRESIADAWLAVVARHGTLRSAFAPGADGDPVLHEIEIAPGSWVEHPVAPGQAVNDALRGILDAACSPYERPSHRLCVLETAAGLTVVIAADHAHVDMWSMLVIARDLLAALDTGTAGPQPLPGPAPAFVEHTHALLDRDAAPDHVRQRWEDIIEDSGGVMPQFPLPLGAPEPHPERVEVRDVFDVDDAAAFTAQARDDGVSTLARAVVAMTAVTRELAGTPLRAMFPVHSRFEDHWHDSVGWFITNSVLESDVAEPHAAAAAVKEAVRLGAWPLADVLAPWGGMPVAPGMFAISWLDLRRLPVRIDSVGLDAQYVSAATDTDGVMLWFILDEAGLHLRCRYPDTAEGRANVGGWLDLLVARLQADARSSVRGPADAYP; encoded by the coding sequence ATGCGACTGACCAACGTCACGCACCTCCGCCTCCCATTCGGACGGCTCTGGGGTTACGACGTCAGCGCGTCTGCACTCGGGCGACGCCTCCCCGTGTCGTTCGATCAGCGACTCCATGTCGGCGCAGGCGATCGACCCGGCTCGTGGATGGCGTTGTCCTTCCGGCTGCCCGCATCGACTCGTCGTGAGTCGATCGCCGACGCCTGGCTGGCCGTCGTCGCTCGCCATGGCACGCTGCGATCGGCATTCGCGCCCGGTGCTGATGGCGATCCGGTGCTTCACGAGATCGAGATCGCCCCCGGAAGCTGGGTCGAGCATCCGGTGGCCCCTGGTCAGGCTGTCAACGACGCGTTGCGGGGCATTCTCGATGCGGCGTGTTCACCGTACGAACGTCCTTCGCACCGGCTGTGCGTGTTGGAGACTGCCGCAGGGCTCACTGTCGTGATCGCAGCGGACCACGCGCACGTCGACATGTGGTCGATGCTGGTGATCGCGCGCGACCTGCTGGCTGCGCTCGACACGGGGACGGCGGGCCCGCAACCGCTGCCAGGGCCGGCACCGGCGTTCGTCGAACACACGCACGCGCTGCTGGATCGGGATGCAGCACCGGACCACGTACGTCAGCGTTGGGAAGACATCATCGAGGACAGCGGTGGCGTGATGCCGCAGTTCCCGCTGCCCCTGGGCGCGCCCGAGCCGCATCCCGAGCGCGTGGAAGTGCGCGACGTGTTCGATGTCGACGACGCCGCAGCATTCACTGCACAGGCCCGCGACGACGGCGTCTCGACCCTCGCACGCGCAGTGGTCGCGATGACTGCGGTGACCCGCGAGTTGGCGGGTACCCCGCTTCGAGCTATGTTTCCGGTGCACAGCCGCTTCGAGGACCACTGGCATGACTCGGTCGGTTGGTTCATCACCAACTCCGTCCTCGAGTCGGACGTCGCCGAACCGCACGCGGCGGCGGCCGCGGTGAAAGAGGCGGTGCGACTCGGCGCATGGCCGCTCGCAGACGTACTCGCTCCGTGGGGCGGCATGCCTGTAGCGCCCGGGATGTTCGCGATCTCGTGGCTGGACCTGCGCAGACTGCCCGTGCGAATCGACTCCGTCGGGCTCGACGCCCAATATGTCAGCGCGGCGACCGACACCGATGGTGTGATGCTGTGGTTCATCCTGGATGAGGCGGGTCTGCACCTGAGATGCCGTTACCCCGACACCGCTGAGGGTCGCGCCAACGTCGGCGGATGGCTTGACCTGCTCGTCGCCAGATTGCAGGCGGACGCGCGGTCCTCGGTTCGTGGACCGGCTGACGCGTATCCGTGA